The proteins below are encoded in one region of Thermotoga sp. Mc24:
- a CDS encoding prepilin peptidase, whose product MWNLLTFVIGITVGSFLNVVIYRSTKEDLKLWDPPHSFCPSCKRKIEWYDNIPVVSYILLKGKCRYCGWKIPIRYPVVEFSTGVLFLINRALIKDPLLFVSSCVIVSALIAISLIDFETFLIPDYLNFTVLIFSFVVALRTSFLEHLISFLIVTTIFLVLKVMYRDGLGTGDVILAMGIGFLLSPVPSIFAILIASISGILYALIKGKGKMDIKTRIPFGPFLALGGYILFLISYGMGWL is encoded by the coding sequence TTGTGGAATCTCCTGACGTTCGTGATAGGCATCACAGTCGGAAGCTTTTTGAACGTTGTCATATACAGATCCACGAAGGAGGATCTCAAATTATGGGATCCTCCTCATTCATTCTGTCCCAGCTGTAAGAGGAAAATAGAGTGGTACGACAACATTCCCGTTGTCAGCTACATTCTGCTGAAAGGGAAATGCCGGTATTGTGGATGGAAAATCCCGATCAGATACCCTGTCGTGGAGTTCTCAACAGGGGTTTTGTTTCTGATAAATCGCGCCCTCATAAAAGATCCCCTGCTGTTCGTATCTTCGTGTGTGATCGTTTCTGCCCTCATCGCGATATCACTCATAGACTTTGAAACGTTCCTGATTCCGGATTACCTGAACTTTACCGTTCTGATCTTTTCCTTTGTGGTGGCCTTGAGAACCTCCTTTCTGGAACATTTGATCTCTTTTCTCATTGTGACAACCATATTTTTGGTTTTGAAAGTAATGTACAGAGACGGCCTGGGAACAGGTGATGTGATTCTTGCGATGGGAATAGGCTTCCTCCTCTCACCAGTTCCTTCCATTTTTGCCATCTTGATTGCTTCAATTTCTGGGATACTCTATGCACTCATCAAAGGAAAAGGTAAAATGGATATAAAAACGCGTATACCGTTCGGACCTTTCCTCGCCCTTGGAGGATACATTCTCTTTCTCATATCGTACGGAATGGGGTGGTTGTAG
- a CDS encoding tetratricopeptide repeat protein, producing MAEHIITLVLSGEKLEITTSTPFVVALRDLLYEGDWEPLKEDMKKKENIMKEVQTCEILEKVVHLDETVYEPLIFPEFQEWLREENISPKDFKNVSLKGLYDLALEYADRNFYDTAHDIIKFMLDIDENYAPAYELKGSLLVEQGKIEEGIKYLDKAVEIDPWLVQAYASLGEAHYNLGDYEKAIHYWERELEYNPNDKITYFMITEAYHEINRKDLAAKTLERLLKIDPDNIPALYQLSQLYRDLGNEEKAKEMEEKIMNCKPKYPTEVEPWARVMLKHGKYKEVAEELEKIVESSPLNTLARLLLVVPYVKLGQIDKAREILEDIGQNNFWYYYGKKEVLDELLTEEEKQACGIS from the coding sequence ATGGCGGAACACATAATAACGCTCGTTTTATCTGGAGAAAAGCTGGAGATCACCACTTCGACGCCTTTCGTTGTGGCCCTCAGAGATCTCCTTTACGAAGGAGACTGGGAACCCTTAAAAGAAGACATGAAGAAAAAAGAGAACATAATGAAAGAAGTACAAACCTGTGAAATACTGGAGAAAGTAGTTCATCTCGATGAGACCGTTTATGAACCTCTCATCTTTCCCGAATTTCAGGAATGGCTCAGGGAAGAGAACATAAGCCCAAAAGATTTTAAAAATGTTTCTCTCAAAGGTCTGTACGATCTTGCACTGGAATACGCTGATCGTAACTTTTACGATACAGCACACGATATCATAAAGTTCATGCTCGACATAGATGAAAACTACGCTCCAGCCTATGAACTGAAAGGTTCTCTTCTAGTCGAGCAAGGCAAGATAGAAGAGGGAATAAAATACCTCGATAAAGCCGTGGAGATAGATCCCTGGCTGGTACAGGCGTACGCCTCCCTTGGGGAAGCCCATTATAACTTGGGTGATTATGAAAAAGCAATTCATTACTGGGAAAGAGAACTGGAATACAACCCAAACGACAAGATCACATATTTCATGATCACAGAAGCGTACCATGAGATAAACCGCAAAGATCTCGCCGCAAAAACACTGGAACGTCTTTTGAAAATAGATCCAGACAACATACCTGCCCTCTACCAGCTTTCTCAGCTTTATAGAGATCTAGGCAACGAAGAAAAGGCAAAAGAAATGGAAGAAAAGATCATGAACTGTAAACCCAAGTATCCCACAGAAGTAGAACCATGGGCTCGCGTGATGCTGAAACACGGAAAATACAAAGAAGTTGCTGAAGAGCTCGAAAAGATCGTGGAATCTTCTCCTTTGAACACTCTGGCACGGTTGCTCCTCGTGGTTCCCTACGTGAAACTCGGTCAGATCGATAAAGCCAGAGAAATCCTTGAGGATATTGGGCAGAACAATTTCTGGTATTATTATGGAAAAAAAGAGGTACTGGACGAACTTCTCACAGAGGAGGAAAAACAGGCTTGTGGAATCTCCTGA
- the thiI gene encoding tRNA uracil 4-sulfurtransferase ThiI, whose protein sequence is MRVYIVRYSEIGLKGKNRKDFEEILRRNIERVTGMKVKRQWGRFLIPIDENVTLDDKLKKIFGIQNFSKGFLVSHDFEEVKKYSLIAVKEKLEKRNYRTFKVQAKKAYKEYEKGVYEINSELGALILKNFKELSVDVHNPDFVLGVEVRPEGVLIFTDRVECYGGLPVGTGGKAVLLLSGGIDSPVAGWYALKRGVLIESVTFVSPPFTSEGAVEKVRDILRVLREFSGGHPLRLHIVNLTKLQLEIKKKVPDKYSLIMYRRSMFRIAEKIAEETDAIAFYTGENIGQVASQTLENLWSIESVTTRPVIRPLSGFDKTEIVEKAKEIGTYEISIKPYQDSCVFFAPKNPATRSHPSILEKLEHQIPDLPALEEEAFISRKVEVIE, encoded by the coding sequence TTGAGAGTTTACATAGTGAGATACTCTGAGATAGGTCTCAAAGGAAAAAACAGAAAAGATTTTGAAGAGATTCTCAGAAGAAACATCGAGAGGGTCACCGGAATGAAGGTGAAGAGACAGTGGGGAAGGTTTCTCATTCCGATAGATGAGAACGTAACACTCGACGATAAGCTGAAAAAAATCTTTGGGATTCAAAATTTCAGCAAAGGATTCTTAGTGAGTCACGATTTCGAGGAAGTGAAGAAATATTCACTCATTGCGGTGAAAGAAAAGCTGGAAAAAAGAAATTACAGAACTTTCAAGGTACAGGCCAAGAAAGCCTACAAGGAGTACGAAAAAGGCGTGTACGAAATAAACAGCGAACTCGGTGCTTTGATACTCAAGAACTTCAAGGAACTTTCCGTTGATGTACACAATCCGGATTTTGTTCTCGGGGTGGAAGTGAGACCAGAAGGGGTTCTGATTTTCACGGACAGGGTGGAGTGCTACGGTGGACTCCCTGTGGGAACGGGAGGAAAAGCGGTCCTTCTTCTCTCTGGAGGGATAGACAGCCCGGTGGCAGGCTGGTACGCTCTGAAAAGAGGAGTTCTAATAGAGTCTGTCACGTTTGTGTCTCCTCCGTTCACATCGGAGGGGGCCGTGGAAAAAGTGAGAGATATATTGAGAGTTCTCAGAGAGTTCAGTGGAGGTCATCCCTTGAGATTGCACATCGTGAATCTCACAAAGTTGCAGCTTGAGATCAAAAAGAAGGTACCTGATAAATACTCGTTGATCATGTACAGAAGGTCCATGTTCAGGATAGCGGAAAAAATAGCAGAAGAAACCGACGCTATTGCTTTTTACACGGGAGAGAACATAGGTCAGGTTGCGAGCCAGACACTGGAAAACCTCTGGTCCATAGAGAGCGTGACCACAAGACCCGTGATAAGGCCTCTTTCTGGTTTTGACAAAACAGAAATCGTCGAAAAGGCGAAGGAAATTGGGACCTACGAGATCTCTATAAAGCCTTACCAGGACAGTTGTGTTTTCTTTGCTCCGAAAAATCCTGCAACGAGATCCCATCCCTCGATCCTCGAGAAGCTGGAACATCAGATTCCTGATCTACCTGCTCTCGAAGAAGAAGCGTTCATCTCCAGAAAAGTCGAGGTGATAGAGTGA